The Ipomoea triloba cultivar NCNSP0323 chromosome 13, ASM357664v1 genomic interval ATTAGCTCTAttggtttgaagtttgaacatATTAGAAAGATATGGGCAACTTTGACACTTAAAAAGACATATATACACTCTTTTGTTTGACCTTGTCGCACTCCCATATATAGTTTACAAGCTATTACACAAAGCTTACCAATGCACACCATCATATTCTACTTGTGAGTTTTTTGAATCACCAAAAAAAGTGAATATATACCTAGTAACATCACTCCAAACCCATCCACATGAGCTTGGCATTGTTGCGGGCGGTCCTGGGCTAGGCcttgaatttttatatttatttttatataaaatatatataaattgttttttttgtttggaatgAAATTTCAACTATTGACTTCATGATTAACAACGAATGTTCTTACCACTTAAAGTACTTCGacctttgttttcaaaaaaaaaaaactacttcaaccttttgatataatatatatatatatatatatatatatatatatacactcacgCACACTTTTCaaagttaatatttttgttaaaaataatactttaactattaatctcaaaattaaaaatttataagacTTTAATAAcatttgaacttgtactattaaaaatttttataagacttgtaatattatttgataacttATACTTATTATAAAGTGTATTAGAATTTATaaagtttatgttaaattttgtTCGGGCCTGGACCGGTTAGGAACTTTGGTCATGCCTGGACTTGGGCCTAGATCGGTTTTGAGCTAGGCTTcgagttaatttttttataggaCCTGAACTGGCCCTCTATAAACCGGTTCAGGTTTGGACTAAGCCAAACTTAGGTCCACTTTTTTCGAGTTGATTCAGGACTTGTTCAACTTTGAACCGGCCCGTGACTACCGAACTCTACCCTATTTGGCTATGGCAAATCGCGGTTCAGGTTTGACTGGACTAATATAAGCCTAATCCACATTGTCATTTTATTCAccaagttttctttttcttcattttgttcCACAGAATAATCCACGAGAAAAGAACTAGTCTTACCAATTCTTTTGTTTGTTGGACTTGGACCTGTTGAAGACCTTTTCCTTTCGGcttctacatatatatatatatatataacaaccaaAGAagaatcatcatatatatatatatcagttgTTAGCTTCTTCCAAATACTAAAATGCATCAATCCTAACCAAATTGATCAAATTATTGACAGTAATAACTGCGAATCTCATTTAGGAGTTAatgcccaaaatggtcctccgactatgacattttcttaatttggttccttgacttttaattgcacccaaattAATCCCCCGACTAttgaattttaagccaaaatggTCTCCGTTAGCTTTAGCGTGAACCTGCCGTTAAAAAGAAGGGCAAAATGgacaatttatattatttgttggAGACCAGCTAGTTTTTTCCCCAAATTAGTGAAACAAATTGCAGCCCTAAATACCGGAACCGGAATTCCACGATTTCCACCAGAACCAGAATCGGAATTCTGCCTTCCTCAACAAGCGTCACCCTCGCCTTCGCTGCCGACGCCAGGACGCTCACAACGAACGCTGACTTATCCACCATGTTTGAACTAAAATCAGCCATTAATTCCACTAGAGGCTTCATTATTCCGGCTTGAACAACCCtgaatttgttttctttaactGAACAAATCGAGTATAGAGCCGTTGATGCATCCTTTTTGCCGCGTAAATTTCTGTTTTCTAGAAGGCTTACTAGCGGCGGAATCGCGCCGGACTGTACAATTTCTACTTTGCTCTCTTTAATTTGCGAGAGCCGGAGAAGAGCGCAAGCGGCGTTCTCTTTGGCGACGGGGGTGCCTACTTTAAGAGCTCGAACGAGCGGCTTGATTGCTCCAAAAGCCGCGATAAGCTGCTTGTTCTCGTCGCAGAGCGAGAGGTTGAGAATTGCAGTAACGCCATATTCTAGAAGCTGAGGATCTGTGGACGAAATTAGTGAATTAAGGGGTTTGATTGCTCCGGCTCTGGCGATTTTGATTTTGCTCTCCGGCTTGTTCTTCACAAGGAGCCGGAGTTCCATTGTTGCCTGCTTTATTGCATCGATTGAGCTCGAATCGAGATCGGAGACAAGTTGAGGAATCAATTCGTCGGAGTTATCGATGGCGCAAGCCAGCAATAGCCGACGACTCTGCGAAGAAGCCGTCGGGAACTCGCCGGATCTATCAATGTTGCAGTCGCTGAAAGCCGAAGAATCATCGTTGATGCTAAGATCGCTGAAACTTCGTCCCATGTAAGTGTAATTCGATTGAATCTCCGTTTCCATTCCACGGAAGTTGCTCAACTTCATCTACCAGCGGTACCGGTTATTTGATTCCCGCAATAAAATCTCCCAGAAAAGTAAAAGCTGAAAAAAATTGCGCAGGTTGTTGAATTGGGGACACATATTGATTAAATTGGAGACCAACACTTGAATTACccgttatacccctcattttaACACCCATTTGACACCAGATCTAACGGCTGACctttttggcttaaaattgaatactttggggaccactttgggtgcaattaaaagtcaaggaaccaaattaagaaaaggccatagtcggaggaccattttggacattaactctttaaaaaaaaacaaacaaacaaactgtGAGAACTAAAATACCTTGTGAATCTCACAGGGCGGATTGCGACTGCCCTTTTTAACCATGGTGAGTATACTGTGATTATCGGCGAAGGAATCATGTTGGTGTTTGACTGTTCCATCGTAAAAGCAATTGACGCAGAGAGTGTAGCCATTGTAGAACTCACATTCGATGCAACAGAAGTAGAAACCTGCGAGAATCGCCCGACACGCGTTACACTTACGTATGCTAATCTTAGCCACACGAATGTAGAGTTCCTCAATGGATTCTCCGGTCTGATAAGCTTGTTGTTTATACTTCTCATAGCCCTCAGCTCCAAAGTAATGTTTTGCAGCTCTTGTCAAGTCTTCCATGCTTAATTAGCTTCCTGCAAATACTACATACAATACAGTATAGTATATATTTCCAGGATTATTATGAGTATaagaaagaataataaataaaggatTAAAGGAATTGAAGAAGACAGCATAGTCGAAGGGGTTTTGGTCTTATTATTACCTCCTAGGATTAGCAGTACGTAGGATTAATCTGGCAGGAGATTTTCTTGAATTAATGCTTATTTAAGCTGAGGTAGAGAGTTTGGGAGTGCTGTACAGAGCTTTATATACACTTTTTGTGCTAAAATTCAACCTATCTAACTTCTAAAGTTTTCATTGTAGTTGACAATTCATGGTTACCTTTGTTTATAGTTGTGTTCTTTCTCTGTCTTTtcacaaatataatatatataataattgataatttcaaaaaaaaaatttagggtTTTAATCAACACCCTACCGTATTGTACCCGATGCAAACATGCTTGTATTGTAGATTGTATTAGGTATTATCCGTACAAGTGTTAATAGTATCAGGCGACCCCAACCAAGTTGATTGGATAGTTaatttgataaccacaaggttccaaATTCGACTCTCATTTAGAATATCTATTAGACGGGTCAACTATTGACAAACTAGCTTGGTTTACTTCTTTTGTGGTCCTTAGTTACTCTTTACAAACTAGGGCTAAACAGTCGGGGAAGTTTCACTTAAAGTATATTTTCAAGTAGCTAGCAATTACTGATTTTCTTCTAAATCAAAGTGTTAATAGTAGTCGAAACGGAATTCAACCAGAGCACACTTTTAAATAGcaattacaagttttttttcataaattaaagtgTTAATAGTATCCGGATCGGAAAACCTGATACACCTGTGTGACTTTATCATATGCATAGaaatttccaaaattttaaatatgcaTAGAAATTTCTCGACATTAGTTGTTCATGTTGCGTTTATATTGACTGGATCTAGGTCGTCGTCAACTTAGGATTATTTAAAGACTTGGATGATAATTACTGGttgtattattataagtttaatGACAATAAGTGGTTATATTAGAAGTTTAATTTAATACACCCGTCACCTAATATTCATAACCACCCATGGGTTGACCACTTGACTACAACCTTAAAAGGAGACTTAATTGGTATGtcattattaggactctacataatagagtcatactataagtctcagtcctagtttacttatgatcctcttgtatatatactcttgtattcttACAGTTATATTtggtgaactctaatacaaacataattgttctcatctggtatcagtcgctagggtttcgttcttgttcccatggctacgaatgacggctttgcctctgagcggaccgtttcagatgttgctgtgagttccgcggcgccggctcccgtgtcgtcgctctcttctgctcatcactacattagcatcaaactcaaccaccgcaattttttgttctggcgtactcaggttctcccgtttctacgtggccatgatctcattgatcttgttgatggatcgtgtccttgcccggaggagttcctccctgccgtgtctgctgctacctcgtccgctgctgctgcccgcgttcggaatccggcatttgttgcgtggtctcgccgtgatcaagggttgctgtctctccttgtttcttcgctgtccgaggaggtgctctccatcgccgtcggctgtcggacatcgaaggagttgtgggatgccattgagcagtccctagcttccgcctctcaatcccgccaacttcacttgcttagccaactccatggtctccggcaaggagattcgtcgacggcagagtatctcgggcgagctcggcttattgttgaagatttagctctcgtcggccggaaggtaacgctggaagaacagaacctgtacgtgttccgcggccttcgaccggagttcaagggtgtcacctcttcgctggcggttcgaggacatccggtgacgctccttgagcttgctgacttgctgggcgCGCAGGACTTCATCGCCGGTGATGATTACGCACTGCCTGTAGGTGCTGCACCGGCGGCTTTCGCTGCTCAGGGAGGTCGCCAGTCGCGTGGTCGTGGAGGAGGCCGTTCGGCTGGCGGAGCACCGTTCGGTCGTGCTGGTTCCGGTTCTGCTCGCGGTCGCGGAGGTTCTGCATGGCGCGGCAGCGGCGGTTCTGGTAGGCAGTCACATGGCGGTGGGAGAGGCCGTGGCAGAGGCTCTTCCATCCAGTGTCAAATTTGCGGTTCATTTGGTCACTCGGCTTTGTCTTGTTACAAGTTGCCTTATGTTGTTTCTCCGCAAgcgaattttattcatcagggTGATTCGGCGAATAACGTGACTGCTCATACCTGGTTGCCTGACACTGGTGCAACACATCATGCCACACCTGATATAGCCGCCCTATCTACTTCTGAAGATTATGGTGGTAACGACACtttacgtgttggtgacggtacgcctttacttattagtaacgtggatcatgcttctatttctacgccttctaggtctcttaagttgtctcatattttacatgttccccgtCTTTCTGCCTCTTTATTGTCTGTTCAGTGCTTTGCGTCGGATAAtcaggtgttttttgagtttcacccttccttctttgttgtgaaggatattcggaccaaggaaattcttttaCGGGGCAATAGTTCCGGTGGGCTCTATACCTTGCCGGTTCCTTCTGGTTCACCTTCAGCGTTTCTTTCTGCTCGTGCTTCGGCATCtacgtggcatgatcgtttgggtcatccaCATCAGCGTGTTTTACATCGAGTCTTGCAGTCCTGTTCTGTTAGTGAGTCGAATAAAACTTCTCATactgtgtgttctgcgtgtcaaatgggtaaatctgcgcgtttcccattgccacgtgttgtctctgttagttcgaatgtgcTAGATTTAGNTCCAACCACTGCACactgggaacaactgaaacgtgtgttaagatatgttaaaggtactatgTCTTTGGGTCTGCGATTGCGAAAGTCAAGTTCAGGTGAGCTTCATGCATTCTCAGATTCTGACTAGGCTAGTTGTCCTATGGAtagaaagtctactagtgggcatgctgtgtttcttggaaccaatctagtgtcctgggtatgcaagaaacaaaggactgttGCTCGATCTTCTACTGNGGGCCCTGCTCCTGTACTCTCTTCTGAGGGTTATCGTTATTTCgttttatttgtggatgacttttctcgttatacttggtattttcctatgaaattaaagtcagatatatattctgtttttgagcgttttcgatgtttagttgaacgtgccttcaatCGTAAAATCAAGGCTGTTCAATCTAATTTAGGggctgagtataaaaagttacattctgtttttgttcagcttggtattagtcacaggcaatcttgtgcgtacacacacgaacagaatggtcgtgtggaacggaagcacaagcatgtggttgaaaccgggctagcacttatggctcgtgcctctgtgccgtctcgattctggcattttgcttttgatgctgctgttttccttattaacaaaatgccctcgcatactctccataactctagtcctcatgtcttagtgcacagatctcagccatcatattcctttcttcgtgtctttgaCTGTCTGTGTTATCCGCACTTACGgccatataatcgtcataaactgtcttacaggtcttctccatgtgtctttctgggctatcctgattcgtttcggggttataggtgcatggacctgcgtactaataaagtttttgtgtgtcgtcatgtgcggtttgatgaagctgtgtttccttttggtgctaagtctgttttgcaggctccatcagaatctattgcacgaccttgggctgaatctgtttttcatcctgtggctgatccatctgtggtagctccctcgcctcctgctgatatggctcagaagaggcctcgtggtaggccacgtggtcgtactgtgcgtcccacggagaggtctcactccatggccactaggagtcggtctgtggctccggtTGCAGGTTTGACTGTGCAGGTTTCCTCTGTTGATCCtacttgttatactcaggcagtcaagcactctgaatggagggaggcaatggatcaagagttcaatgctttgttgcagaatcagacatggtgcttggttcctcccactgagtctatgaatattattggctgcaagtgggtgtttcgcacgaaaagaaaggctgatggatctgttgagcgctacaaggccaggctcgtggctaaggggtttaatcaggtcccgggtcaagatttctttgacactttcagcccggtggttaaacctactacagtcaggttgttgctctctcttgctctttcttctgGTTGGCTGGTCAGACAGTTggatgtgcataatgcattccttaatggtaatcttacagaaactgtttacatgcgttagcctccggggtatgttgattctcagcaccctgatcatgtttgcttgctgaaacgctccctgtatggtttgaagcaggctccccgggcttggttcactcgtttgcacgcttttctgttatctgctggttttaatgcctctaaaactgatgtttcgttattttattattctcgtggatcggctactgtttacctgcttgtttatgtggatgatattcttgttatgagcaatgagcagggtgcattggaggctttgctctctaagctctctagtactttcaagattagagatcttggtgagcctgggtttttccttgggattgaaacagtcaagtgtgcagatggagtgttgctttctcagcgcaggtatatgactgacatacttaaacgagctggtatgacagactgcaaGCCTGTGTCTACACCTACTACGACTTCAAAGACAGTATCTACCTGTACATATCCATATGATGATCCCACGCAATACCGGAGCATTGCAGGTGCACTACAGTACCTAACTGTCACGAGACCAGATttatcctttgcagttaatctgctttgtcagcacatgcatgctccaaccactgcacactgggaacaactgaaacgtgtgttaagatatgttaaaggtactatgTCTTTGGGTCTGCGATTGCGAAAGTCAAGTTCAGGTGAGCTTCATGCATTCTCAGATTCTGACTAGGCTAGTTGTCCTATGGAtagaaagtctactagtgggcatgctgtgtttcttggaaccaatctagtgtcctgggtatgcaagaaacaaaggactgttgctcgatcttctactgaagcagagtacaaggctcttgcagatgtatgtgctgaagttctatggatcctctctttgctgtgagaaataggaatttcacctcttccagtgcccaaactttggtgtgacaatcttggagctacttatatgtgtgctaatcctatttttcatgctcgcacaaagcatgtcgaaattgattatcactttgtgagaGACAGAGTGGCTGTAGGAGACATTCAGGTgcactttatttctactaaggatcagctagctgatattttcaccaagtcactcgcaggtccccggttctccttcttacgtgacaagctacaggttacttccgtaccatccgcttgagggggagtattaggactctacataatagagtcatactataagtctcagtcctagtttacttatgatgtctcagtcctagtttacttatgattctcttgtatatatactcttgtattcctacagttatatttggtgaactctaatacaaacataattgttctcatcgtCATATTCCCTACGATTTGACGATCTGATCTAACGTTTAAAGATGAAGTTTGTTAATTGTTCAATCAACTACTACATGAATTGCCTCTACAATTGCTTAGTCCCAGAACTTTTATAACCAGAATAATTTTGGTCTCTAAGTCTAATCTTTATTACTCATAGTGCATAATTATGTcctttttttcacttttggttccTTTAACTACTTATTTGATGAAAACCCATCgaaatttctcaaaacattaacacatgagaataattaaaattatgtgactaaaaataaatataattttcattatatgccaaagtaaaataattttcatttaatgCCAAAGtttaacatataaaaaaattataatgtaaaacaataaaaatgtcaactattgtaaataaaaattttcctcTTTATTAGTTGGTGTCTTAGaatttccttataaaaaaataaacatttctTTGAATAATTACAACTTACAAGGTGGTTCATACTTTGGTCGGCAACTAGAACTCCTAGAAGTATGTTTCAAAAAAGAATTCCTAGAAGTAAGAGTCGTATAGGTTAGGTTGTCTGTCATTCTTCAATCTCCTGACATGCGATCATTTGTGACAATTTCAACGAGATTCATTCACAACTCgataattataaagttttaaaatcaaatttatggagaaatgttttttgtttaagctaattaattataaataatttaaattaatttgattttttattaattaaaatcacaatacaagttttttttaaatcaaaattgacatcaTTTCAAATGATTGGTTATATAATCGAACTTTATACTACCTTTTTAAGAATTATGagtgttttaaaaataaataataacctTAATTCCTATTGGtcacaaattatttaaattatatattattaaataattaaataatgtgATTTTTCTCATCAAAAAGCTTGTGGAGGAATTGGTCTTGTAGTATTGTAGATTTGTTTCTCAATAGCGAAGAACTTATTTTTCTACATGATCTTTTGTATtgcggcaatttatatcatgaacAATAGTCCGCATAGTATTTTGACCTTGGATCAAAATGACGAGGTATAAAATTCATACTTataagatacaaaatttcataacacaagatataaaaaattacaacacatgatatatacatatgttatatactccgtatttacttattttttaaatataattaagtacATAATCTGTGTTCATAAACAAAAAATTTCACAATacttgatacaaaaattcataacataaaacacaattactaatttattttagtataaaattcacatttttaaggtacaaaatttcataatacaacaCAAAAACTCACGCATATACACATATACTAAGATTCACAGTGCATTATGAACCCTCCTACCTGGTATAAGAATTGATATATTGCTAATCATGGTTAATAATGTGTGCTTAATCAAGGCACCCGGGCCCAGGATCCCCAAATATATCTTATTCAATAAAatgattttatctaattaaataattcatacatcacaaacaaacaaaaaatctgCACTTTGAGAACAAAAATCCCTCCAAATTGGATGCACAAAGAAGAGAAAAGTCAATAGCCCCATTCATTTATATGAAAGTAAAATTTCTTTAGAAGGTGACTCTGCTACACCCTACAGTAGTACACCACAAAACTTTTCTGTCAACAAGCCTACTTTAACTTGCACGTCTTAGAAAATACATTCACTACAGAACTAATACATCTTCATTATAATAAGTTCTTTCCCTACAAACTGATCGAGGTGTATGAGTAAAACTaaccaaaatcaaaattcaagaaAACAGGCTTTTCGCCAGACATCTTCGAACAGCAACCGCATACCATAAACTGTGCTCCTGTTGTTTGTCCAAAGAACAAGAGAATTGTGTTAGACGTATACAATACGCTACTCATGCTAAGAGTCAaatttgtaaccttgtggttaccaagtcaacaacctGACCAACTTGACTAGGGTTGTCTCTAACCATCCTTTTGGATAAAAGTTAATTCCATTTGAATAAAAAGGCACAGAAGATCATATTCCCTTTGCAAGATGTATTAATTTCAAGTCATTTAGTTATCAAAATCTAGATCCACCTATATGAATGAATAAGAAATCTTCTGCAAACAACTAATCAATCTTAGATGGGCTTAGTTTAGTTCAGT includes:
- the LOC116001475 gene encoding U-box domain-containing protein 4-like, whose product is METEIQSNYTYMGRSFSDLSINDDSSAFSDCNIDRSGEFPTASSQSRRLLLACAIDNSDELIPQLVSDLDSSSIDAIKQATMELRLLVKNKPESKIKIARAGAIKPLNSLISSTDPQLLEYGVTAILNLSLCDENKQLIAAFGAIKPLVRALKVGTPVAKENAACALLRLSQIKESKVEIVQSGAIPPLVSLLENRNLRGKKDASTALYSICSVKENKFRVVQAGIMKPLVELMADFSSNMVDKSAFVVSVLASAAKARVTLVEEGRIPILVLVEIVEFRFRYLGLQFVSLIWGKN